A part of Paenibacillus donghaensis genomic DNA contains:
- a CDS encoding AraC family transcriptional regulator, giving the protein MSTDNIRKPEGFVEEKLYVLPEYWMKELEQEELTSSLFITDIGYFPNAEYHFRERLEGSPSHIFIFCEAGEGWIELNHGERMILQQGDMMIIPPEIAHRYGAMQKRPWSIYWFHFKGSHANRLVKLFGLSNAPLSLSPSGKARLIEWFVPAYEMLAERTYALTTHVHVAQTVRQLLSGIGLNAGKSAQEKKRETYLEQAIQYMNGHMSGSISLTELANQVGVSKQHLIYLFNSETGVSPIEYFLRLKIQRAGHLLDLTELSIKEVSSAVGISDPYYFSRLFKKISGFSPSSYRKIPKG; this is encoded by the coding sequence ATGAGTACTGACAATATTCGCAAGCCTGAAGGTTTTGTCGAGGAGAAGTTATATGTGCTTCCGGAATACTGGATGAAAGAACTGGAACAGGAGGAACTGACTTCCTCCTTATTTATTACGGACATTGGCTATTTCCCTAATGCCGAGTATCATTTCAGGGAACGCCTGGAAGGCAGTCCGTCGCATATATTCATCTTTTGCGAAGCAGGAGAGGGCTGGATTGAGCTGAACCATGGAGAACGAATGATTCTGCAGCAGGGAGACATGATGATTATTCCTCCCGAAATTGCACATCGTTATGGGGCAATGCAGAAGCGACCATGGAGCATCTATTGGTTTCATTTCAAAGGCAGCCACGCGAATAGATTGGTGAAGCTGTTTGGTTTATCTAACGCTCCACTCTCATTATCACCAAGCGGTAAAGCCCGTTTAATTGAATGGTTCGTACCTGCCTACGAAATGCTGGCCGAGCGGACATATGCCCTCACTACCCATGTACATGTTGCCCAGACTGTAAGACAGCTGCTCTCCGGCATTGGATTAAATGCGGGGAAATCGGCACAGGAGAAGAAACGTGAGACTTATTTGGAGCAGGCGATTCAATATATGAATGGACATATGAGCGGATCCATTTCTCTTACAGAACTGGCTAATCAGGTCGGGGTATCGAAACAGCATCTGATCTATTTATTTAATTCCGAAACCGGAGTCTCCCCGATCGAATATTTCTTGCGGCTCAAAATTCAGCGGGCAGGTCATCTGCTTGATCTTACCGAACTCAGCATTAAGGAGGTCAGCTCTGCAGTAGGTATTAGCGATCCCTATTATTTCTCCCGGCTCTTCAAGAAGATTTCGGGCTTTTCCCCCTCCAGTTACCGGAAAATCCCGAAGGGCTAA
- a CDS encoding glycoside hydrolase family 2 protein: MLNSGRQLVSMDEGWRFQPDAANLGEQGEWQAIGLPSPVNVTVPHTWNVQEGLEDYRGAGWYEYTLSIPEEWQGCRIRIHFEAVYRDAVIWVNGHQSGSHFNSGYTAFEIDLTANIQCGVENRITVKVNNSNSDQALPLGNSFDWADDGGLIRPVKLIVTGQTAIKHIKVSPEVQFGQGDNKATGKLYAEVYLFEPSAAATVEIGIFKDEVSIWHDVRPLPPQTMTWQLSDVQLSPVDLWHFDHPHLYQLQLTLREEEQIEDHIAVNFGFREILVKGHELWLNREPVRLMGVEWMPGSNPVTGMAEKQEDLIAMLERLKEANCVFTRFHWQQGSELLDWCDRNGILVQEEIPHWQQPEEPDHNTFALALSQAKEMITDHSHHPCILAWGMGNELNGQSEITRRYMEQLKQEISELDSQRLINYVSNTIHFQPGTDATGAGDLLMWNDYIGTWHGDLDEHEVIRQIIADYPDKPIVVAEYGLCEPVYEGGDIRRTEILLRKTEIYRQYPQFAALIFFSLNDYRTQMGEDGEGKLKQRVHGSLDIHNRVKPSFAALREISSPLLLAEAPVWREGELEVTLKCRNDIPSYAVQDYYLIVSSADEMVVKQVIPEMQPGDILTMNITVSANPLLEQVLTIYRPNGFSVLEQELNK, encoded by the coding sequence TTGCTTAATAGTGGGCGTCAATTGGTGAGTATGGACGAAGGCTGGAGATTTCAACCGGACGCTGCAAATTTGGGAGAACAGGGTGAGTGGCAAGCCATAGGCTTGCCTTCTCCTGTAAACGTTACTGTTCCGCACACATGGAATGTGCAGGAAGGTCTGGAGGATTACCGGGGAGCCGGGTGGTATGAGTATACCCTTAGTATTCCGGAGGAATGGCAGGGCTGCCGGATCCGTATACACTTTGAAGCTGTGTATCGTGATGCGGTGATCTGGGTTAATGGACATCAATCCGGTTCGCACTTCAATTCGGGTTATACCGCATTTGAAATAGACCTGACAGCAAATATTCAGTGTGGCGTGGAGAACCGGATTACGGTAAAAGTGAATAATTCGAATAGTGATCAGGCGCTTCCTCTAGGGAATAGCTTTGATTGGGCGGATGACGGCGGGTTAATCCGGCCCGTAAAGCTCATAGTAACCGGGCAAACAGCAATTAAACACATAAAAGTCAGCCCGGAAGTCCAATTCGGACAAGGTGATAATAAGGCTACTGGAAAGTTATATGCAGAAGTATATCTGTTTGAACCATCCGCTGCTGCGACTGTGGAGATCGGGATATTTAAAGATGAAGTAAGCATCTGGCATGATGTACGGCCCTTACCTCCCCAAACGATGACCTGGCAGCTTTCAGATGTTCAGTTGTCTCCGGTGGATCTATGGCATTTTGATCATCCGCATCTATATCAGCTTCAGCTCACCCTTCGGGAAGAAGAACAGATTGAAGACCACATAGCTGTGAATTTTGGTTTCCGGGAGATCCTTGTGAAAGGACATGAGCTCTGGTTAAATCGTGAGCCTGTCCGCCTGATGGGAGTAGAATGGATGCCAGGTTCTAACCCGGTGACCGGGATGGCCGAGAAGCAGGAAGATCTTATTGCGATGCTTGAACGACTCAAGGAAGCAAACTGTGTCTTCACACGTTTCCACTGGCAGCAAGGCAGCGAACTGTTGGACTGGTGTGACCGCAACGGAATCCTGGTGCAGGAAGAAATCCCGCATTGGCAGCAGCCAGAAGAGCCGGATCATAACACTTTCGCCTTAGCGTTATCACAGGCTAAGGAGATGATTACGGATCATTCTCACCACCCGTGTATTTTGGCCTGGGGAATGGGCAATGAACTGAATGGCCAATCGGAGATCACCCGGCGTTACATGGAACAGCTGAAACAGGAGATTAGCGAACTGGATTCACAGCGGCTGATTAACTATGTAAGCAACACGATTCACTTCCAACCGGGCACCGATGCTACCGGAGCAGGGGACCTGTTAATGTGGAATGATTATATCGGAACATGGCATGGTGATTTGGACGAGCATGAGGTGATCAGGCAGATTATTGCCGATTATCCGGATAAGCCAATTGTTGTGGCAGAATACGGACTCTGTGAGCCGGTTTATGAAGGAGGAGACATTAGAAGAACTGAGATCCTTTTGCGAAAAACCGAAATCTACCGTCAGTATCCTCAGTTTGCGGCGTTAATCTTTTTCAGCTTAAATGATTACCGTACGCAAATGGGAGAAGACGGTGAAGGTAAACTGAAGCAGCGGGTTCATGGTTCGTTGGATATTCATAACCGAGTGAAGCCATCGTTTGCCGCTTTGCGTGAGATTTCTTCACCGCTCTTACTGGCGGAAGCACCCGTGTGGCGCGAAGGTGAACTCGAGGTGACACTGAAATGCCGGAATGATATTCCCAGCTATGCCGTACAAGACTATTATTTAATTGTGTCTTCGGCAGATGAAATGGTAGTCAAACAAGTAATTCCTGAGATGCAACCGGGAGATATTCTGACAATGAACATCACTGTATCAGCAAATCCTCTGCTGGAACAAGTGCTTACCATCTATCGTCCGAATGGATTCAGTGTACTTGAACAGGAATTGAACAAATAA
- a CDS encoding DUF5107 domain-containing protein, which translates to MKHEAKDHTLEAAPTGSGQVQVWETSVLIPTYDAGEADPNPMFLEKRVYQGSSGRVYPHPVIESISDVKHDKNYKLVILENEYIRIEIMPEIGGRIYRALDKTNNYDFVYYNRVIKPALVGLAGPWISGGIEFNWPQHHRPNTFGPVEYKYEVTDNGSATVWVSEIDRMYGTKVTAAFKLYPGKAYLEINAQLYNRTPEPQTFLWWANPAVAVNDYTQSVFPPDVTAVFDHGKRDVSRFPIATGTYYKQDYSEGVDISRYKNIPVPTSYMAYKSDYNFVGGYDHGVEAGLLHVANHHISPGKKQWTWGNGEFGQAWDRQLTDEDGPYIELMTGVYTDNQPDFTWLQPYEEKTFTQYFMPYKNIGVVKNASIEAAVNLEVDAEAGQAVIKVYATSVLEHAVVELSGAASRYLQETVDLSPVDVYQTVVTLDSGEQEHDLKLSVRNAEGRLLISYQPKRPDIERVPEAAKPLATPEELRSTEELYLAGLHLEQYRHATFEPEDYYLEGLKRDSGDIRLNVAYGTLLLRRGLYTDSEQYFRKAIERLTWRNPNPYDSEAYYQLGVALRGQKRFDEAFTAFHKTVWSAAWQDAGYFSLSQISSLKGQYAEALEQAQRSLIRNSRNYKARNLKTAMLRKLGLAGQSVTFALETLEMDVADFGAYNELALANAALEDNAAAQGILSELQQLMRNDPHNYLNVIADYMNCGLYEEAIAVGKRVANQEDSVYPILHYALGELYERTGQHEQAQEARRKGQSANPTYCFPNTLFELELLVSAVHANPEDDKAHYYLGNFYYDKKRPIDAIASWERSRELRDDYPTVHRNLGLAYYNKQNNPQAALASLEQAFACAPQDVRILFELDQLRKKLSWSTGERLHILEERRELIERRDDLYVEYVTLLNNLERYQDAIAALSQRNFHPWEGGEGKVTGQYKFAHTELGKQALQEGHYEAAAQHLQQALVYPLNLGEGKLEGAQENNIYYYLGMAYEGLQQEQEAIASYTIASQGLAEPTSAMFYNDQPPEMIFYQGLAWLKLHNEKEAKRRFNKLIDYAEKHIFDDIKIDYFAVSLPDFLVFEDDLNRRNVIHCRYMRGLGLLGLGRDEEARTELGLALEMEPNHQGAMVHNRLGSSTAN; encoded by the coding sequence ATGAAGCATGAAGCTAAGGATCATACGCTGGAGGCGGCTCCAACTGGATCTGGCCAAGTACAGGTATGGGAGACGAGCGTGTTGATTCCAACATATGATGCGGGTGAAGCAGACCCCAATCCTATGTTTCTGGAGAAAAGAGTCTATCAAGGAAGCTCCGGCCGTGTGTATCCGCATCCGGTGATCGAGAGCATCTCGGATGTGAAGCATGATAAAAATTACAAATTGGTTATTCTGGAAAATGAATATATCCGTATTGAGATCATGCCGGAGATCGGGGGCAGAATCTACCGCGCTCTCGACAAGACGAACAATTACGATTTCGTCTATTATAACCGCGTCATCAAGCCTGCACTGGTAGGTCTTGCCGGACCTTGGATCTCCGGAGGGATTGAATTTAACTGGCCGCAGCATCACCGTCCGAATACGTTCGGTCCGGTAGAATACAAATACGAAGTAACCGACAATGGCAGCGCTACAGTCTGGGTGAGCGAGATTGACCGGATGTACGGCACGAAAGTAACTGCCGCATTTAAGCTCTATCCGGGCAAGGCTTACTTGGAAATCAACGCTCAATTATACAACCGGACACCTGAGCCGCAGACCTTCCTGTGGTGGGCAAATCCGGCTGTAGCGGTTAATGACTATACGCAATCCGTGTTTCCTCCGGACGTAACGGCTGTATTTGACCATGGTAAGCGCGATGTTTCCCGTTTCCCTATCGCTACCGGAACCTATTACAAACAGGATTATTCGGAAGGCGTAGATATTTCCCGTTATAAGAACATCCCGGTTCCGACTTCGTACATGGCTTACAAATCCGATTATAATTTCGTCGGCGGATATGATCACGGCGTAGAAGCCGGACTGCTGCATGTGGCGAATCATCATATTTCTCCCGGCAAGAAACAATGGACCTGGGGGAACGGGGAGTTCGGCCAGGCGTGGGACCGTCAATTGACGGATGAAGATGGCCCGTACATTGAACTTATGACTGGAGTGTACACAGATAATCAGCCTGACTTTACCTGGCTGCAGCCTTACGAGGAGAAGACCTTCACCCAGTATTTCATGCCTTACAAAAACATTGGCGTCGTAAAAAATGCTTCCATTGAGGCAGCCGTCAATCTGGAGGTTGATGCTGAAGCCGGACAGGCAGTGATCAAGGTGTATGCGACCTCGGTACTTGAACATGCAGTCGTGGAGTTGAGCGGAGCAGCAAGCCGCTATCTGCAGGAAACTGTGGATTTGTCCCCGGTGGATGTTTACCAGACAGTTGTAACATTGGACAGCGGGGAGCAGGAGCATGATTTGAAGCTGTCTGTCCGGAATGCGGAAGGCAGACTGCTGATCTCCTATCAACCGAAACGTCCGGATATTGAACGGGTCCCTGAAGCAGCTAAACCACTGGCAACGCCTGAAGAACTGCGTTCGACGGAGGAACTGTATCTGGCCGGCCTGCATCTGGAGCAATACCGTCATGCTACTTTTGAGCCCGAAGACTACTATCTGGAAGGCTTGAAACGGGATAGTGGCGATATCCGGCTTAATGTAGCTTATGGAACCTTGCTGCTTCGCCGTGGACTATATACAGACAGCGAGCAGTATTTCCGCAAAGCGATCGAGCGTTTGACCTGGCGCAATCCTAACCCGTATGACAGCGAGGCCTATTATCAGCTGGGAGTGGCGCTCCGCGGGCAGAAGCGGTTCGATGAAGCATTTACTGCGTTTCACAAAACGGTATGGTCGGCAGCCTGGCAGGATGCAGGGTATTTCTCTTTGTCGCAAATTTCCAGCCTCAAAGGCCAGTATGCCGAGGCGCTGGAGCAGGCCCAGCGCTCGCTCATCCGCAATTCACGTAATTACAAAGCGCGTAATCTGAAGACAGCTATGTTGCGTAAGCTGGGACTTGCCGGTCAATCCGTGACTTTTGCGCTTGAAACCCTGGAAATGGATGTCGCAGATTTCGGGGCGTACAATGAGCTGGCGCTGGCTAATGCAGCCTTGGAAGATAACGCTGCTGCGCAAGGCATTCTATCTGAATTACAACAGCTGATGAGAAATGACCCTCACAACTATCTCAATGTCATCGCGGATTATATGAACTGCGGTCTCTACGAAGAAGCTATTGCCGTAGGGAAAAGAGTAGCGAACCAGGAGGATTCTGTCTATCCGATACTGCACTATGCGCTCGGTGAATTATATGAACGTACAGGACAACATGAACAAGCTCAGGAGGCTCGCCGCAAGGGACAATCGGCCAATCCAACATATTGCTTCCCGAACACCCTGTTTGAACTTGAGCTGCTGGTAAGCGCAGTTCATGCTAATCCGGAGGATGACAAGGCCCATTACTATCTCGGGAATTTCTATTATGACAAGAAACGGCCCATCGATGCGATTGCAAGCTGGGAGCGGTCCCGCGAACTGCGGGATGATTATCCGACCGTACACCGCAATTTGGGGCTGGCTTATTACAATAAGCAGAATAATCCGCAAGCAGCACTGGCTTCGCTGGAACAGGCATTTGCCTGTGCACCGCAGGATGTGCGTATCCTGTTTGAACTGGATCAGCTGCGCAAGAAGCTGTCTTGGTCTACAGGAGAACGCCTGCATATCCTTGAAGAGCGGCGGGAGCTGATTGAGAGGCGGGACGATCTTTACGTGGAATATGTGACCCTGCTGAACAATCTTGAACGCTATCAAGACGCTATTGCTGCCCTGTCTCAGCGTAATTTCCATCCGTGGGAAGGCGGAGAAGGTAAAGTGACCGGGCAATATAAGTTTGCTCATACCGAGCTTGGCAAGCAGGCGCTGCAAGAGGGTCACTATGAAGCAGCAGCCCAGCATTTACAGCAAGCGCTGGTCTATCCGCTAAATCTGGGTGAAGGTAAGCTGGAAGGAGCCCAGGAGAATAATATCTATTATTATCTCGGCATGGCCTACGAAGGTCTTCAGCAGGAGCAAGAAGCCATCGCCAGTTATACCATAGCTTCACAAGGTCTGGCTGAGCCGACAAGTGCGATGTTCTACAATGATCAACCGCCGGAAATGATCTTCTACCAAGGGCTGGCCTGGTTGAAACTCCATAATGAGAAGGAAGCCAAGCGCCGCTTCAATAAACTGATTGATTATGCCGAGAAGCATATTTTTGACGATATCAAAATCGATTACTTTGCCGTATCCTTGCCGGACTTCCTGGTGTTTGAGGATGACCTGAATCGGCGCAATGTCATTCATTGCCGGTACATGAGGGGCCTGGGACTTCTAGGGCTTGGACGCGACGAAGAAGCAAGAACCGAACTTGGATTAGCTCTGGAAATGGAACCTAATCATCAAGGGGCGATGGTTCATAACCGATTAGGCAGCAGTACGGCGAATTAG
- a CDS encoding helix-turn-helix domain-containing protein: MAKKPTDYAIEEYRPYGILVSGHYTEQRPYYIHRPSGSIDWLLMYTHSGSGEIVINQKTMKCHEGEVVILLPGIPHHYGASSEEWSFTWVHFIPHPEWSSWLRLPGQADRFIHLPVHSLPEKHSLQEALERMLYYAGHSGMELNRRLALNALEQALLLLCAGCSEEQNQMDSRILDVMEYLRQSFREKPTLEELARISCLSRSRLSHLFKEQVGDTIGNTLNKLRLEKAAELLLYTKRQISEISEDVGYESNDHLTRMFRSHFGVTPLKYRQQKRN, encoded by the coding sequence ATGGCTAAAAAACCGACGGATTATGCTATTGAAGAATATCGCCCCTATGGTATTCTCGTATCCGGGCATTACACAGAACAAAGGCCATATTATATTCACCGGCCATCGGGAAGCATTGATTGGCTGCTGATGTATACCCACTCCGGCAGCGGGGAAATTGTAATCAACCAGAAGACTATGAAGTGTCACGAAGGCGAAGTTGTCATTCTGCTTCCCGGAATTCCCCATCACTATGGAGCCAGCAGTGAAGAGTGGTCCTTCACCTGGGTTCATTTCATCCCCCATCCGGAATGGAGCAGTTGGCTCCGCTTGCCTGGACAAGCCGACCGGTTTATTCATCTGCCCGTTCATTCCCTCCCTGAGAAGCATTCGTTACAGGAAGCCTTGGAACGAATGCTGTATTATGCTGGACACAGCGGCATGGAACTGAACCGCAGACTTGCGCTGAATGCTCTTGAGCAGGCACTGCTGCTCTTGTGCGCTGGCTGCTCGGAAGAGCAGAATCAGATGGATTCGCGCATCCTTGATGTTATGGAGTATTTGCGGCAATCCTTCCGTGAGAAGCCGACCTTGGAAGAGCTGGCGAGAATCAGCTGCCTTTCGCGCTCACGCTTGTCCCATCTGTTCAAAGAGCAGGTTGGCGACACAATTGGGAATACACTCAACAAGCTTCGTCTGGAGAAGGCGGCAGAGCTCCTGCTGTATACCAAGCGGCAAATTAGTGAGATTTCAGAGGATGTAGGCTACGAGAGCAACGACCATCTTACACGTATGTTTCGTTCCCATTTCGGAGTGACTCCTTTGAAGTACAGACAACAAAAGCGGAACTAG